From Methanocella paludicola SANAE, a single genomic window includes:
- the larC gene encoding nickel pincer cofactor biosynthesis protein LarC: protein MKIIYLDCFSGISGDMFLGAMVDMGIPIDTLASGLYGLGLDIQLNINKVRKHGIAGTKVDVVIPDTAHERHLSEILDIIDGSALESDIKQTAGRIFRRLGEAEATVHGIDIEKVHFHEVGALDTIADVVGAAICYKASGAETLYSSPVNVGSGFVKTSHGLLPVPAPATLELLKGASIYSTGIQAELVTPTGAAILAELCAGYGPMPHMKSEKTGYGAGTKDLEAPNLLRAVLGEKIQKAHKGHA from the coding sequence ATGAAGATCATCTACTTAGACTGCTTTTCGGGCATCAGCGGCGACATGTTCCTCGGGGCCATGGTCGACATGGGAATCCCTATAGATACGCTCGCCTCGGGACTCTACGGGCTGGGCCTCGACATACAGCTCAATATCAACAAAGTACGCAAGCACGGTATAGCGGGCACTAAAGTGGACGTGGTCATCCCCGATACGGCCCACGAAAGGCACCTCTCCGAGATCCTGGATATCATCGACGGCAGCGCCCTCGAGAGCGACATCAAGCAGACCGCGGGCAGGATATTCAGGCGTCTCGGGGAAGCGGAGGCAACCGTACACGGCATCGATATCGAAAAGGTCCACTTCCACGAAGTTGGAGCCCTCGACACGATAGCGGACGTCGTGGGCGCGGCTATTTGTTACAAAGCGTCGGGAGCAGAAACCCTGTATTCATCCCCGGTAAACGTAGGGAGCGGATTCGTAAAAACCTCTCACGGCCTCCTGCCGGTCCCCGCCCCTGCCACACTCGAATTACTAAAAGGGGCATCCATCTATTCCACGGGCATCCAGGCTGAGCTCGTCACGCCGACAGGCGCCGCCATCCTCGCCGAGCTATGTGCGGGATACGGCCCTATGCCCCACATGAAATCGGAAAAAACCGGCTATGGCGCCGGCACAAAAGACCTCGAGGCGCCCAACCTGCTACGGGCCGTCCTCGGGGAAAAAATACAGAAGGCCCATAAAGGCCACGCCTAG